Proteins found in one Oncorhynchus gorbuscha isolate QuinsamMale2020 ecotype Even-year linkage group LG15, OgorEven_v1.0, whole genome shotgun sequence genomic segment:
- the LOC123997181 gene encoding amyloid-beta A4 precursor protein-binding family A member 3-like yields the protein MYVESPSFQPGDVLPMIRALIHKMEAGNCPAGNEEKQTVSSPSAQQENTACDGPAVDEPDGQSQFSRAASYPESEDLDSFNLIEPPPLDWRSDDSSEAGSVEVMDDPSFPPSLVPVDSLEDRLSESLPPLYTSDTAASSLVVSQEELIDYAPEDNTPTKQVLDPSKEGREVGDAMEEKVEIRRTGDKDHTRIHHLLNRLQVIGESTLHRDSTSDPTPPPSEFSEPSEFEPPGPSLLMDISPLLPDPEQNPKQASEMLFSESNQRDLLGLLECTEMGASQPSSSDIKVPPYMARRGEMDAVVSVSFNQEDGERFWEHFGNGWRLRHRDDSVESFPEDEVPEPVWMKLGEEAPEVDSAENSQRGAEDRPAYKDVPGPCDPNDLLDGVVFGAKYLGSTQLKSDKNPSTNARMKQAQEAVDRIKAPEGESQPMTEVDLFISTQRIKVLSAGTQEAMMDHPLQMISYIADIGSIVVLMARRKPAGGRKGQEGNPAVVNSPGPQKKCCMICHVFNSDEAQVIAQAIGQAFGVAYQQFLHANGIKASELRPSEYSDYLGTQEHYNGDLVHFSDSDNIREVSISKAPREIVGVAVVESGWGSILPTVMVANLLHGGPAERCGALSIGDRIMSVNGTSLVGLPIATCQSIIRDLKNQAEVKLSIVHCPPVTMAIIKRPDPKFQLGFSVEDGIICSLMRGGIAERGGIRVGHRIIEINGQSVVATPHEKIIHILTDAVGEIHLKTMPASTYRLLTGQETPVFL from the exons ATGTATGTGGAGTCTCCATCATTTCAACCTGGTGATGTGCTGCCTATGATCCGTGCTCTTATCCACAAAATGGAGGCAGGTAATTGCCCTGCTGGAAACGAGGAGAAACAAACCGTTTCCTCACCTTCAGCTCAACAGGAGAACACTGCTTGTGATGGACCTGCTGTAGATGAGCCAGACGGCCAAAGCCAGTTCTCTAGAGCTGCTTCTTACCCTGAATCAGAAGACCTGGACTCCTTTAACCTAATAGAGCCCCCTCCTCTGGACTGGAGGTCAGACGACTCTAGTGAAGCAGGTTCAGTGGAAGTGATGGACGACCCTAGCTTCCCTCCCTCCTTGGTCCCCGTGGACAGTTTAGAGGACAGATTAAGTGAGTCCCTACCTCCCTTGTACACCAGTGACACTGCAGCTTCTTCTCTGGTAGTTAGCCAGGAGGAGCTAATCGACTATGCTCCTGAGGATAACACCCCAACCAAACAGGTTCTGGATCCTAgcaaagagggaagagaggtgggggatgcgATGGAGGAGAAGGTTGAGATCAGGAGAACAGGTGACAAAGACCACACGCGGATCCACCACCTGCTAAACAGACTCCAGGTCATTGGAGAAAGCACTCTCCACAGGGACTCAACCTCTGACCCTACACCACCACCATCAGAATTCTCTGAGCCCTCTGAATTTGAGCCTCCAGGCCCATCTCTGTTGATGGACATCAGCCCATTGCTACCAGACCCAGAGCAGAACCCGAAACAGGCCTCGGAGATGCTTTTCTCAGAGAGTAACCAGAGAGACCTATTAGGGCTGTTGGAGTGTACGGAGATGGGGGCTTCCCAGCCCAGTTCCTCTGACATCAAGGTTCCTCCTTACATGGCccggagaggggagatggacgCGGTGGTGTCGGTCTCCTTCAACCAGGAGGATGGCGAAAGGTTCTGGGAACACTTTGGGAACGGCTGGCGGCTGCGCCACAGGGATGACTCCGTGGAGTCTTTCCCGGAGGACGAGGTCCCAGAGCCTGTATGGATGAAGTTAGGGGAGGAGGCTCCGGAGGTAGACTCTGCAGAGAACAGTCAGCGG GGCGCAGAGGACCGCCCAGCCTATAAAGACG TGCCTGGCCCCTGTGATCCAAATGACCTCCTGGATGGGGTCGTATTTGGGGCCAAGTACCTGGGCTCCACCCAGCTCAAGTCTGACAAGAATCCCTCCACCAACGCTCGAATGAAACAGGCCCAGGAGGCTGTGGACAGGATCAAA GCCCCAGAGGGAGAGTCTCAGCCTATGACCGAGGTGGATCTCTTCATCTCCACTCAGCGCATCAAAGTCCTCAGCGCAGGCACACAG GAGGCCATGATGGACCATCCTCTCCAGATGATCTCCTACATCGCAGACATCGGCAGCATCGTGGTCCTGATGGCCCGCAGGAAGCCGGCCGGGGGGCGTAAGGGCCAGGAGGGGAACCCTGCTGTGGTCAACTCCCCCGGGCCACAGAAAAAGTGCTGCATGATCTGCCATGTGTTCAACTCTGACGAG GCCCAGGTGATCGCTCAGGCGATTGGCCAGGCCTTCGGTGTGGCCTACCAGCAGTTCCTCCATGCCAACGGCATCAAGGCCAGTGAGCTGAGGCCCAGCGAGTACAGTGACTACCTGGGGACACAGGAGCACTATAACGGAGACCTGGTACACTTCTCGGATTCAGATAACATCAGAGAG gTGTCCATCTCCAAGGCTCCCAGGGAGATAGTGGGGGTGGCTGTGGTGGAGTCGGGCTGGGGCTCCATCCTGCCCACGGTGATGGTGGCCAACCTGCTCCACGGTGGTCCTGCAGAACGCTGCGGGGCCCTCAGCATAGGAGACCGCATCATGTCAGTCAATGGCACAAGCCTGGTGGGCCTTCCCATAGCCACCTGCCAGAGTATAATACGG GATTTAAAAAACCAAGCAGAGGTGAAGCTCAGTATCGTTCACTGCCCTCCCGTCACCATGGCAATTATCAAGCGACCGGACCCAAAATTTCAGTTGGGCTTCAGTGTAGAGGACGGGATT ATCTGCAGTTTGATGCGTGGAGGGAtcgcagagagagggggcatcCGGGTTGGACACCGCATCATTGAAATCAATGGGCAGAGTGTGGTAGCCACTCCTCACGAGAAGATCATCCACATTTTGACTGACGCAGtcggggag ATTCACTTGAAGACCATGCCAGCCTCTACGTATCGCCTTCTAACAGGACAAGAAACTCCAGTATTTCTCTGA
- the LOC123997419 gene encoding FYN-binding protein 1-like: MAGSRDSTSPKPPLRGFWRGGPRLADVSVTANGGVRNKLMLIVPTPPLPGSSYSPVLQRLPPRHVRAELEGMSTSPEPHSVFHHLPPSHRPHRAAKDLPLPAPPPTNIDPQGRVRVTGELLQNMMLKHKGVHPGPTKPTPPSLPSQRNLTVVTPLRRALPPEAPSPIKPRRPPHINLQAHQRSTRAPHLAGQPGLRKTDGGSSQSLPGLVSSSGPPRLPTKPSSLPRQCTPVHFEDDQGGHDDVGLDVKPPPPPLNHPGSWDKSDSWNDNSSSRVVEGSDGSDVYKGNEQEVKNTSSDKKKQKELRWQQEQEKRNQKKRLERDNKYRKKFKLGTGDIDVLHMGRVRHDWQGGKHDLSVRQGNRVEIIRVKNNPDGRWLARTQTGTYGYIISTCVDVDYEEVKRKLKLSRAPDHSLPPPPPPVRSEDNDIYYDVDSSGNMNSLDPVMREMLEKDEKEFRKKFKFEGPILVLHSMMVDLNASIKKTGGTALAVVQGEILEVIQVTSAEKALCRNKQGKYGYVPRVLLQAEGDDVYDDVDHITDIYDNDKVYNDTIH; this comes from the exons ATGGCAGGTAGTCGAGACAGCACTTCTCCAAAACCTCCACTGCGAGGATTTTGGAGAGGAGGCCCGAGGTTGGCAGACGTCAGTGTTACAGCAAACGGAGGGGTCCGAAATAAACTCATGCTTATAGTTCCCACACCACCACTTCCTGGATCAAGCTACTCCCCGGTCCTTCAGAGGCTACCACCACGACATGTAAGGGCTGAACTGGAGGGCATGTCCACCAGCCCCGAGCCTCATAGTGTCTTCCACCACCTTCCACCATCACACCGACCCCACAGAGCCGCCAAGGATCTACCCCTACCAGCACCCCCACCGACAAACATAGACCCACAAGGCAGGGTGAGAGTCACTGGGGAGCTTCTGCAGAACATGATGCTGAAGCATAAGGGAGTACACCCCGGCCCTACCAAGCCGACGCCCCCCTCCCTGCCCAGCCAGAGAAATCTTACAGTGGTGACCCCCCTGAGAAGGGCCCTGCCCCCTGAGGCTCCCAGCCCCATAAAACCCAGACGGCCCCCTCACATCAACCTGCAGGCCCATCAGAGAAGCACCAGGGCACCACACCTCGCAGGGCAACCAGGGTTAAGGAAGACTGACG GTGGCAGTAGTCAGTCTCTCCCAGGGCTAGTCAGTTCCTCTGGCCCCCCAAGACTTCCAACCAAGCCCAGCAGCCTTCCACGGCAGTGTACCCCAGT ACATTTCGAGGATGACCAGGGGGGACATGACGACGTAGGCCTTGATGTGAAACCACCTCCCCCGCCCCTAAATCACCCAGGGAGCTGGGACAAGAGTG ACTCCTGGAATGACAATAGTTCTTCACGAGTAGTTGAG GGGAGCGATGGAAGTGATGTCTATAA AGGCAATGAACAGGAGGTGAAAAACACAAGTTCTGATAAGAAGAAACAGAAAGAGTTGAGGTGGCAGCAAGAGCAGGAGAAGAGAAATCAAAAGAAAAGACTGGAAAGGGACAACAAATACAGAAAGAAATTTAAG CTGGGTACTGGGGACATAGATGTCCTTCACATGGGCAGGGTTCGACACGACTGGCAGGGGGGCAAGCATGATCTAAGTGTTCGGCAGGGAAACAGAGTGGAGATCATACGGGTTAAGAACAACCCCGATGGCAGGTGGCTAGCCCGCACACAGACTGGCACCT ATGGTTACATCATTAGCACGTGTGTGGATGTGGATTACGAGGAAGTGAAACGTAAACTCAAACTGTCCAGAGCGCCTGACCActcactgccaccaccaccacctcctgtCCGTTCTGAAGACAATGACATCTATTATGATGTTGACTCCTCAGGAAACATGAACAG TCTAGATCCAGTAATGAGAGAGATGCTGGAGAAAGACGAAAAGGAATTTAGAAAAAAGTTTAAG TTTGAGGGACCGATTTTGGTGTTACACAGCATGATGGTTGACCTGAACGCAAGCATCAAGAAGACAGGAGGGACAGCTCTAGCTGTGGTTCAAGGAGAGATCCTGGAGGTCATTCAAGTCACCAGTGCCGAAAAAGCCCTGTGTCGCAACAAGCAGGGGAAAT ATGGATATGTGCCCAGGGTTCTTCTACAGGC GGAAGGGGATGATGTTTATGACGATGTCGATCATATCACCG ATATTTATGACAACGACAAAGTCTATAATGACACAATCCACTGA